Genomic DNA from Shewanella woodyi ATCC 51908:
ACACAAGCACCCACTCTGACTCTTTCTCCATCTGATGCTCCTGAATGAATTGCACCAGACGTGTCATCGGAATATTAAGGCCTGTATTTAAGCTGTTTTCAGTACTACTCTGCTCGCTCACTGTATCTAGTTTATGTTGCAGTGCATACTCATGGGGTTCACGAATATCAAGAATCTTCACATCACTGGAAACTGTCAGTCTCTGTTTGAGACTATCGCTACTGTACTCCTTAATTTGAGCTTTATCGCAGTCACCATAGTAGGCTCCACATAGGATCTCAGTGCCTGTCTCATCATTTAGATTTGAGTCTAGATCAGCTTTTCTTGCTGCAAACTGGGATTGGTTAATTGAACCCGTAAGTACTGATTGAAGCAGGCAATTGCGCACCACTTCAGCTGAGAGCGTGGTAGTAAATTCGTTATTGTAGTCATGACTGGCGCATAGCAAGGTTTGCTGGCCAATTAAGCGGTTTATCTGTTTTAGGCTATGGTACATGTCGATTGAGCTGCTGGAGGCGAAGTTAGTTCGGCCTAGGCTACCCATTAAGATGGTGTCCCCACAAAAAGCATAGCGGGTACTGGTGATTAAATTCATTGGATCTGAGCTTAATAACAGGCTGATGCTGTCATCGGTGTGGCCAGGTGTCGGCACCTTGACTAAAAAGAGCTCCCCTATAGTAAGCACACTAAATGATTCATCACCAACGGCTACTTTTTTTGTGTTGGTTGGCCAGCCAAGAACGTCGCTTTGTTGAGTGCTAAGGTACTTATTGGCTAATGCAACTCGTCCAGAGATATGATCGGCATGACCGTGTGTATCTAAGATGGCGACAGGGGTTAACTGCTGACATTGCAGCAGAGTATCGATACGTTTCTCAAGTTCAGGAAGTGGGTCGATAACCAGCGCCTGTTTACTCTTCATATCGGCATAGACCCAGGTACAGCTAGAGCCGGAGCGCAGTTGCACTAAACCATTGAGTGGGGTTTTATCTTGTGTTTGCTCTGTGTCATCGAGCATTAAACAGCTATTGGTGAGTGCTTTGGCCGCTGAGCGGATCCTTGCACAAGCACTATCAACCTCCTCTTGGGTCATAGCGGGACCAAAGGAGAGACGAATAGCGGATTCACTCTGCCAAACAGGTAAACCCATGGCGTCGAGAACAAAGCTTCGCGTGACTTTAGAGCTGCAGGCAGAGCCTGAACTGACACGGATATTTGCAGCGTCAAACAGGTCCATAATCTCTTTGCTGCTAAATCCTGGAACGGCGAAGTTCAGTGTGGTGGGGACACTATTATTAAATTGGTGGTTAAAGACAATATCGGGAAACGCTTGCGATAGGCTGTGACTTAGCTGTCGACGATAATCGTTCAGTGTATTGAGATCGTAAAAAGTCGTGTTATCTGTGTCGAGCAGCATCTGGAATATCACATTAAGGGCTGCCATACCTGGCAGGTTTTCAGTGCCTGAGCGCAGTCCGCTCTCCTGACCACCGCCTGCAATGAAGGGAGTAAAGGGCGCACCTTCACGTATATAGATAAAACCAATTCCCTTAGGTGCATAGAGTTTATGTCCACTAAATGGCGCGTAATCTATGCTGGTTTTGGCTAAGTTAAGTGGGCGTTTTCCCAGAGCCTGAACACAATCGACTAACCAAAATACCTTAGAGTTTCCCTCCCTTATGCACTGCTCAAGTTGCTGTAGATCTTGATAGACACCGGTCTCATTATTGACCGCCATGGTGCAGATCATTAATGCATTGCCGACCTCTTTTTGAATAAATTCAAGATCTAGTTTGCCAAACTGATCCACTGGGATCGCTTTAATTTCGGCGTTGATCCCTAAGATCTCATTCCAGTGAGCCAAGGAGTTAGGAACGGCTTTATGCTCAGTTGAGCCATATAGAATGCTATATTTTTTCCCTTTTTTAATCTGAGTCTTGGCTTTTATCAGACCAGACAATATTCCGGTTTGGATCCCCTCAGTAGCGCCACTGGTAAAGATAAGCTTGCCCTCTCCTGTGCCTAACAGTGTTTTGGCACGCTGACGGGTCTGCTCCATTAAGTTCTTCGCTTTGAGCCCAGTTATGTGACTACTGCTGGGATTGCCGAAGAGATCTTGCATGGCATCCATTGCAGCTTGTGCGGCTTGAGGGAGAACCGGAGTGGTCGCATTCGCATCGAGGTAGATCTGACTTAAGTTTGTTGTCTGGCTCATAGGGGGCTCTTATTTTTATCTCTGTTACCCACATATAACATAAGGGTATAACTAATTTCTTTTAGTTATATTAGCAGTTCTAAAGGAATGATCAAGATCACATTTAGTCTGCTCACGTTTAGTCAATGGAACGGGAAAAAGGGCATAGAAAGTTCTATGCCCTTTTAAATGGGGATCTATACCAATCAGTATAAAGATTTGATCGCTCAGCGAGAGTTTAGCGGTTCTGAGGTAAGGCAACGAGTGAAGAGCATATTTATTCTACGGTCAAGCTCGTTAACACAGCATCAGAGTCGCTAAAACTCGCCTGTAAGGAGTGTTTTTGGCTGCCTATTTCTGCGTTGAATGAACTCACAAGGGAATAACCATTCCATCATCCACTCGCTTTGAATTAGTTTGCCAAAAACATTCTGAGTAGATCAACTTCTTATATTGATTGGTATTATTAATGGGAAGGTTTATAGCTTCTTAAGGTGTCTACTCGTTCGCTTAACGCTGGGTGAGTACTGCTCCAACTGGGTAGATCAACCGCTTGTTGCTCTTGTAGCTTTTCAAACAGATCCGCAAGAGGCGCTGCACTTTGAAGCCGTGAATAGAGCTGGTGCGCGGCAAAATTATCCGCTTCGTTCTCATGTATTCTCGAATAGGTTAGGCCCCCTCCTAATACTGCGATACTGGCTAGAGTATCGGATATACCGCTACTGTCACCGATAACCATAGCAGCAGTAATGGAGAGGATGGCTGTTTGTACCATATTCGTCATCACATGATTGTGGTGCACATGGCCCAGTTCGTGGAGTATGACCCCTTCGAGCTCCATCTTTTCGTTTGCTAATTTGACCATAGCATCGGTTAAAATAATGGTGCCGTCGGCGAGTGCAAAAGCATTTGCTCCACCGTCTGCATATCTGAACTCTATTTTAGGACGATGCTTGAATTCGACGCCTTGGTTACTGAGTTTCTCTATTAGGAGATCAAACCTTTGGCGCAGCTTCTGCCGTTCTTGCAACTCAAGTTTAGACTCTTCAAAGCCCATCTTATTAAGCATGGTTAGTCCTTGATCACCTAATTCAGTTGAGAGTTCGACAGGCAGCTGGTTGGCAATAAACTTAGCTGCTTTCGGCACCCCATAAACATAGAGCCCATAAGCGGTTAATAGGGTGATAATCGAGGCCAGAAAGATAAGTAGCAAGTTACGCTCAAGCTTAACTAAAAGTGGCGTTTTACAGTGGCTGTTTAACCAGCTATTGAGCTTGTTTCCGTCACTGCTGATAAATACCCAGCCAGTTGAGAAGGTGATACTTCTGGGCATTGAACCTATGGCATCTGAGAGCGTGACCTCCTCCAGCTGACATTGGTGCTGGTGGGCCTCGCTTTTTAAGATAAGGTAGCCGTTACTCCCTAGGGTAAGCTCGGCCGCATGCTTTGTGGAGTTTTGGGGCGCCATTAGGTGCCCCTTTATGGTTTCGTTCATCTGACTGTATTATATGATGTTTAGGTTGATATCGAAGGCATCGACCATCTCATCGGCAATGGCGTTATTGGTTTCCTGATTATGATCTCGTACAGACATTAGAGCCAGATCGCCTTCGACTTGAGTAATACTTGCCATGTATTGAGCGCGTCTGATATCAGTCCATGCACGACCTAAACCGAAAGTGAAGACCACTATCAGTAGATTGGTGATGATCAGCGACAGATAACCGCCTAATGTCATATTGGACACCAGTTGTAACTTGTCATCTATTTGAGTTTTGCTAAAGAGATAGTTACGGATGCGAGTTTTGATAAATGCCGCGATAACAAAGCCGATAAAGAACATGTAGATATAGCCAATGAAAAGGGCGAAAAATGATGACGCTTGGTTAGTTGGATCGAGCGGTTCACCTGAAAAAAGGGAAGCGATAGTATCAAACATTCCAAAACCTAAAATGATAAGAAAGCCGAGAATCATGGATCCCAGAAATAGAGCCCCTGCGAGTGCGGCAATTTTTGCGTACTCACCCATGTCTAATTCAGCACTAAATTGCTTACCACCATATCGGTAACCGTTGACGACATAGCTTGCCATTCCCGTCATTACCCAGGCATAACCAAAGACTCCAGTTAAGGTAAAGAGCAGTATGCCGCCAATCACAGCAATGGCTGGATTGCTCTCCATTAGTAGAGCACTAAATCCCATTGAGCTTCCAATGATGATGGCGTAGGCGGCTAATGGTTTGGCTAAGATGTTAAGGTAAGCGCCTGAGTAGCTGCCTTCAAAATTAAAACGCACATTTCTAAAGCGTGTGATCCTAGCATCGAAGCGGATATTTCTTACCGATAGATAGGGGATAGCTAAGGTGAGCAGTGCACCACAAGCTATAGCGGCAACTGGGTGAACGCCAGACAAGATGGTCCATGCTATTAGCGCGACAACAGCGATGATACGCCCGATTAGTATCTGCATAGGTTTAGCAAGATACTCAAAGCGATCGCCATCTAGCTCAGTATTACCGTAAAAGTAGTTATTGGTTCTGACTTTCGCCCAGGCGGAGTAGATGCCAAAGGTGACGATAGTCAGTAGGATGTTAACTATCCATATCCCGAAGAATTCTGTGGCGTTACCGTGGAAATTAAAGGAGTGCTGTGTATTGGATAGATCTGTGTTGGTCCGGGTCATGATTTTTCCTTCCATTGGAATAAGCGTCTATTAGAGACGATATGAGGAAAGATATCAAACAATGGAGTTAACTCACAGATGAAATTCACTTAGGCCAAACCTTTGAGAGGAGATTGGCCTAGTGTTTAGTTTTGCTAATTTTAGGGGGATAGATCTTGTTTGATCTTTTGGAGCCATTTATGCCACTGAGGATACTCTGTGACCATGACGTTTAGACTTTCACTTTTATCACGACTTTGCGCACCTGAGTTGGGGTCGCACTTGTGCCTGGCATATGCATATCTTGGGGAAAGAAGATAGCAAACATCCCAGCTTTAAAGGGGATAAAAGCAGCGTCATCTTTATTGCTCTCGTAGTCAAACTCCGCATAATCATGTTTAGCAAAGTAGGGGCGAGAGGGAGTTTGATCCGCGAGTGGAAGGTAGCCAAACTCCTCCTCACCACTAACGACGAACTGCACATCAATATACTCTTGGTGTACTTCAAAAGGCTCCACTTCTTTGGGCTTAGTCTCATAATCGTTAACGATGACGAAAATATCTTTACCCTCGAGCTCATAACTTCCCACTTCAAGCTGGGTGAAGTCGGTTTCGGTAAGATGGGCTAACGCTTTCGTCAATCTTGGCGTTAGGTGGGAGTACAGGTTTGCGTTGCTTAACGTATCGAGGATCATAATCGGCTCAATAGGGGTAGATAGTAGAGGGAGTGTAACCTTGTCGCTGTTTGGCGTAAACCAGTTGGTTTGCTATATTGCCGAGGCTTATGAAGCAAATTGATAATTAATTAAGATAGGGATGTTCGCTTTGCCTGCATTACGCTTCCTTGCTGGTTCTACCGCATACAAAACAATTGCCGAAAATGGTTTGAAAGCCGACCTGTTTACTCAAGTGCTAGCGGCATCTGGAGGGCCGAAATGGATCGGTATCGCAGGTTTAGATAGGTATCTCTTTGGAGAGTTCTTTAAGGGAAGAACTGCCCCGTTGCATACCTTGGGGGCATCATCAGGTGCTTGGCGTCTGGCTTGTTTGGGTCAGGCAGATCCTTTAAGTGCCTATTCCCGTCTGGAGGAGCTCTACATAGAGCAAAGATACGACACTAAACCAACTCCGGTTCAGGTATCGACTCAGGTTAAGGGGATCATTGAGGGGCTTTTGGGTCAAAGTGGAGCTCAGGAGTTGATATCCCATCCGGTTATTAAGACTCACTTATTAGCGTGTCGTGGTCGTCATTTGAATCGTATAGCTGGTCGATTACCATTAAGCTTAGGTTTGGCAGCAACAGCAGCGACTAACCTTGCAAGTCGTCGTAGTCTAGGTTTGCACTTTGAACGCTTTGTTTTTAGTGGTCAGCATGATGACTCTCCATTTAACCAGCTTAAGGATCTTCCCAGCCAGCAGGTTAAGTTGACCTTAGATAATCTTCATAACGTCCTGTTAGCGACAGGCTCTATTCCTTGGGTATTGGCACCTGTTACCGATATCCATGGGGCGCCTAAGGGGCACTATTATGATGGTGGGATAACAGATTACCACTTCGATCTGCCTCTTTCCCATGCAGATGGACTCACCCTTTATCCTCATTTTTACCCGAATATGACACCGGGGTGGTTTGATAAATCTCTGCCTTGGCGCAAGGCAAATAAAAATTACCATAATGCACTTGTACTAGCACCGACGTCAGAGTTTCTCGCATCACTTCCCTATGGAAAGTTACCGGATCGCAGCGATTTTAAACATCTCTCTAGTGATGAAAGAATAGCGTATTGGCAGCAAGCTCTTGCTATGAGTCATCGATTAGCTGATGAGTTAAGTCTTGTAATTTCAAAGGGTAACATTATGGAGTACCTAGAGCATTTTTAAGCTGAATTGAGGCTGTTGCAACAAAATCCCACTTTAACTTGTCTAATAGAAAACAGTACAAAAAATAAACTTTCAGTCTTTTGTACTGTTTTCTATCTGGGCCAAGCATGCTAGAAGCAGTTAACTGCTACACTTTAAGATTATCAGCTCTTTATTTTGACTAATCAGCTAAAGCTAGTTCTTTCTAGCAGTTACCGACCCTAAGTGGAGGAGGTTACTATGAGAACACAGGAGATGGCGTTAATCACGCGGGACGCTTTACTGTTGCCCGATGGTAGACTTGAGCTGAGATTAGTAAGCCCCAATCACTTAAAGATGATTGCCGATGTATATAAAGGTAAATACCCCTTAGCATTTGGCATGTTAAAAGCTAATGGCAACCCTCCCTGTTACTCCAGTGTCACTCAATGTGAGATCATCGACTTTAATCAGCTAGACGATAACAGTTTGAGTATTGTACTTGAGGGTAAGCAGAGGGTAAAAATCTTGTCTGCGGCTCGACAGAGAAGTGGTGTGTGGATGGCAAGAACACTACCATCTTGCAACTGGAGTGAGGAGCCGATTCAGGGAGAGTTTGAGTTGATAAGCGCGGCATTAGAGCAGTTTTATGAGGTCAATCCAGATCTATTTGAGCTCTACTCTAATGTGCATTTAGAGGATGCTTCTTGGGTCAGCCAACGTTGGCTTGAGGTGCTGCCACTTTACAACAAAGATAAGTTGAAGCTAATGAATCAACCTGATTGTCATCAGACCATGGAGTTTGTTTTAGAGTTAATCAAATCACATGCAGATTAACTAGACTAAGGTGATAATCAGGCCCTGTTTACGAGCCTATGTCGTTATCTAGAGCCTATTTCTACTGCTCTATTATGGGCCTTATTCGCAGTGTCCAGCGTTTATAATTCTGTTAAAATACACTTCTCACTTTTTAATAGTTAACTCTCATGTCTTCCTCAGTCCTTGCAACCCAAGCCTCCTATGTTGTGTTACCTGAACATATTACCGATAAACCGACAGTACTCAGCTTTCTGGTTGAACGTTTTGCTCAGATTGATGCTAGCGTGTGGCAATCGAGAGTGGTTGAGGGAAAAGTACATTGGCAAGATGGAAGCTTGATTGAGCTTGATACTCCCTATAGACCAAGAGCAAGAGTCTATTACTATCGTGAAGTGGTGAGTGAGACTAAGGTGCCTTTCGATGAAGAGGTTATCTATCAAGATGAGAGGATTATTGTCGCTTTTAAGCCCCACTTTCTAGCATTGCATCCAAGTGGGAATGTGATTAATGAGTGTTTGGTTAATCGATTGAGGATTAAAACTGGATTAGAGACTATAGTGCCTGCTCATAGGCTTGATAGGGCGACAGCGGGCCTAGTATTACTCTGCCTGCATCCTGAGCATCGTCAAAGATACCATGACCTGTTCAAGTTTGGACAGATCCGCAAAGAGTACCAAGCGCTGGCTAAACTGACACCTGAATTGCTACTGAAACATCAGCGTGGAGAGCTATCACTTCCACTTAATTGGACGGTGAAGAACCGTATGGTGAAAGGGGAGCCCACATTCACCATGAGAGTGGCACCGGGGGAGCCAAATACTCACTCAGAGATCCAGTTGATTGAGATAAACGGTGAGCTAGGTGTGTTTAATCTCTCTCCTATCACGGGGCGCACTCATCAGCTTAGGGTACATATGCAAAGCTTAGGCATGCCAATCTTAAATGACAGATGTTACCCAGAGCTACAGCCTAAGGCCCCTGATGACTACAGTAAGCCTCTTAAGCTTTTGGCTAGGCGGCTTACCTTTACCGACCCCGTGAGTGGCCAGTTGATTAAACTTGAGTGTGATGCTTTATCTTTATCTTGAATATTGTATTCAATTGTTGTTTTTCTGCCGCGTTCATTTTAAGCTGGGTTATAAGTTAGGATATCGTCGCCAGACGCGGCACATACAGGGAGAAGGGTAATGGATAAAACGAGCCTCACCGCTTTAGGTTTAGTAACTTTTGTTGGTATTACTGCCTTGGGTTATCAAATTTTCACCCAAGACCCTTCAGCCTCTCTCACTCCATCTCAATCAAGTGAGCAGCCTGCCAAGACGTTAGCTCATATCTCTGACCCAGGGCGAGAAAATGTAGAGTTAGCGACGGTTTCAACCCTGGTGAAATCAGATGAGGGTTTAACACCAGTTTCCACTTTGCCGCCTGAATCCATCAACCTCTCTACTGTTAACGCTCCGATTGAGAAGGCGGTTTCTTGGTCAGAAAGAGAGAGACAAAATGAGGCACAAACCCCGCCACCTCAAGTTGCAGACTTGGTAGCAGAGGCCGATCCAGGCCCCAGTGCTGGAAAAGATCTCTCACGTCCTCAAAGGCCTGCAGTACAAGCGCAGCGCGTAGCGCCCGTCAGTCGTCCCGCACCCACAGCTGTGAATTAGGTAATTAACAATCACCTTTAGGGTCAATCATCACTCAATGAATCGGCATTTTGAGCGCCATGTTTATCACGGCTGGGGACCTGAAAAAGGGTCTCACTCATATCTGCGTGAAGAACAGCAATTTTAGTTGGTGCTCCATTTGGTGCAAAGCTCACCACTCCTATACCGCTCTCGTTAAACAGTCGCTGACTGCGAGCACCGTTAGGCCTTCTGCCACGAATTGACATGCGCTTACGCTTAGTGAAGAAGTTAAGTGGTGAGAAGTGTCCATATAGCCAACCATTAAGTTTATCGAAAATTGGCAGTAACTTTTCGGGGAACTGATTCTTAATGCCGCTGCTGGTGATCTGGTATATTTTCGGCCCCCCTTTACGGAAACGAATACGGATATCGTAAGCAAAGGAGTAGTGTACATCCCCTGATAGGATCACAAACTGCTCTGGGGTTTTTCTGTGTTGGAATATGCTCAACAGAGTGTTGGCAGTTCCTGGGTGAGCCATCCAGTTTTCAGCATCGACTAATAGAGAACCTCCGAGTAAGGTTGCGGTTCTTTGAATTGTTTCAATCAGTTTAACCCCGAACATAGGGGCGGCGGAGATGATGATCACCTTATCTTGGCCCATTAGTTCATGTTGAAACTCCATAAGGGCTTCCCAGTCCATTAAGCCAGAGGGTTTAGCCAGATTAGACTCACTGCGCCATCTATGGGTACGGGTATCTAGAACTACTATTTTTGGGCTGGTATTAAGGCTGTAGTGCCAATGTTCAAATCGGAGTAGTTTATCGATTAGCTCATCTTGGTAGAGTTCATTGGGTTGATTAAAGAAAGCATCTAGGCTGGGAGTGATCTCATGTTTAAATTTATCAGGCCCGTTGCCGAGCCCTTGGAACAGGGCGTAACCTATCAGCGCATTACCAATGATCCGCTTTGAAAATGTATGTCCATAAGCCGCTTCCTCCCACTTGGCGGTGAGATTCCAGTCATCGGTGACATCATGATCGTCAAATATCATATAGGTGGGCAGATGAGCCATAAGTCGCCTGACCTGTTTTAGCCCAGTTTTGAACTCAAGCAGGTGTAACCACTCTCGCTGCCACCTTGCTGTATTGGCGACTGATAGGCCAACAACCTCTTTTGGAATTTCGATGCGATCCCATAGCTCCGGTGACCAAGTTAACAGGTAGAAGGCGATTATCTCCCCTAGGCTCACCAGATGATTTTCGGCGAGGGAGGAGGTGAAGATCGGGTGGTTTTTATACCAGTGCCCTAGTGCTGTTTTGGCCGGGTAGTTGGTTTTGGGTAGTAAGTTCCTATGCCTTTGGTACATGGCGGCAGGATGGTAACTTATTGAGTGGCTATCAGGGAGCTGGGCATGGGTAAACTTCTCCTGGGGCAGGCCCAATAGTTTTATTGTTTCTCCAATGGCAAAAAGAGTGGGGCCTGCAATATCATCAACATAAACTTGATCGCCACTGAGCATCAGGAGTGAAGGTCTGGCTTGTGGGCTTAAGTCTTGGCTTACCTGTGTATCGGCTGCGACTAAGGCATCGCCACTGTGATGGTGGGCATTACGACAGGAGCCATGGAGCATATGGTCAATTTCAGGTTTGATAACGAAATTCGGTGTTGCTTGCTCGTCATAATTAAGTGCCTCCACGCCGCTAAAAATTGCACCATGCTGGCTGTCTTCAAGGCTATAACTTATCTCTACTTCAGTTGGCAGTAGCTGAGTTTGTTTGAGCTGAACCATATATTGGTAAGCTCGCTCGCCCAATCTAATAGTGTGTAGCTGCTCACTTGTTAGCGGTTTGCTGAAAAGAGGTTGCTCACCTTGGTGCAGGCTTGAGCTCTGTTTAAGTGTCAGAGTGAGCGAGTCCATAGGTTGGCTGCTTACAAACCAGAGGGTAAAGTTATCCCGATCGCAATGGCGCAGTATCGGGCCGGCAACTAATAGGGGGAGAGCTGACTTCATCTAATACCAATCTCAATATTTCATTGCCTACCAGACTAAACAAGTGATCTTAAATTGCAAAGGTAATTCAATGAAAAAGAGTTAACTTATGTTTAGGAATAGTAGGGGAGGATTATCTGACTTTGTGAATAAAAGGATCGGCGAAAATATTCTTGATATCGGCGCCCGCTAGATAGGTGCGTTTTTTCATCTTATTTACCATATCGGGATGCCCACAGAGGTACACTTGCCAACCACTTAAGTTTTGATGATTTTTAAGTGCAAGCTCATCGGCGCGAATTCGATCTTTTTCCTCTGCCTGAGTGCCAGAAACACAGCCTAAGTAATGGAGATTATCGTATTGTCTCGCAAGTGAAGTCAGGAGTTGTTGGGCATATAGGTCATCAGCGGTTCGACTTCCGTGGTAGAGGTGTATCGGCCCTTGATGTTGGTGATGCAGTGCATCTTTGACGATACCAAGTAGAGGTGCTAAGCCACTGCCAGTTCCTACCAGCAGCATGGGCATGGTTTGCATCTCTTTTTGATAGTAACAATGGCCAAAGGGACCGCATAGCTCAAGCTTGTCATCTAGTGATAGCTGCTCATGTATCCACTGGCTCATGCCACCATTATCAATACGCTGAACATGAATCTCGAGCATATCTCCTTGGGCTGGGTGACTGGCTAGGGAGTAACTTCGTGTTAATCCATCGGATCGTCTGAGATTGATAAATTGGCCTGCGTGGTACTCCAGTGGAGTATCTGGGTCGAGTGTGATGCTGAGTATTCGCTTGCTAAGGGGAGTAATGGCAGCGACCTTAACTTGGGAAAATAGCGCCTGCTGAGTGATGGGGGATACCGTTAACTCCCCCTGAGGAAAACAGATACAGGGGAGGAAGTAGCCTAATGCTTTCCAGCTTTCCCTTATATCGGGCTGGGCATCTTGAACATCTCCCTTTTTTGCTTGCAACATGCAGGTGTGACAGTTGCCGTTTTTGCAGGAGTAGGCAAGGTCAATCCCTTGTCTTAGAAGGGCTTCTAGTACGCTCTCATCTTGATTGAGAGTGATTGCTTTTTCTTGCCAGTGTATCTGCTTCATCGGCTATAAACTTAATACGTCGTCATGGGTGCTAGCTGCGATAGTCATGACTTGTTCGATTAACTCATCCGATACATTGAGCTCTTTGAGCGTGGCTTGCAGGTGTCCTGCGACAGTGTTGAAGTGATTGGTATCGAGGCCCTGTTCAAGCAAAGGAGCGTGGGCTTCGCGCAGGGAGTTGCCTGTGTAATCATTTGGTCCACCAAAGGCCATGGTTAAAAAGCTTTTTTGCATTGCGCGCATACGATCCATATCTACATCATCAAAAAAGTGGCTGATACTATCATCGCTCAATACTTTACGATAAAAGATATCCACTGCAGCATCGACAGAGGCGTTACCTCCGAGTTGTTCAAAAAGTGTTGTCATTTTTATACCCTGTTGGTCTAGTAATATTTGGTTCCATCTCTAT
This window encodes:
- a CDS encoding group I truncated hemoglobin; this encodes MTTLFEQLGGNASVDAAVDIFYRKVLSDDSISHFFDDVDMDRMRAMQKSFLTMAFGGPNDYTGNSLREAHAPLLEQGLDTNHFNTVAGHLQATLKELNVSDELIEQVMTIAASTHDDVLSL
- a CDS encoding 2Fe-2S iron-sulfur cluster-binding protein, which encodes MKQIHWQEKAITLNQDESVLEALLRQGIDLAYSCKNGNCHTCMLQAKKGDVQDAQPDIRESWKALGYFLPCICFPQGELTVSPITQQALFSQVKVAAITPLSKRILSITLDPDTPLEYHAGQFINLRRSDGLTRSYSLASHPAQGDMLEIHVQRIDNGGMSQWIHEQLSLDDKLELCGPFGHCYYQKEMQTMPMLLVGTGSGLAPLLGIVKDALHHQHQGPIHLYHGSRTADDLYAQQLLTSLARQYDNLHYLGCVSGTQAEEKDRIRADELALKNHQNLSGWQVYLCGHPDMVNKMKKRTYLAGADIKNIFADPFIHKVR
- a CDS encoding alkaline phosphatase D family protein, which gives rise to MKSALPLLVAGPILRHCDRDNFTLWFVSSQPMDSLTLTLKQSSSLHQGEQPLFSKPLTSEQLHTIRLGERAYQYMVQLKQTQLLPTEVEISYSLEDSQHGAIFSGVEALNYDEQATPNFVIKPEIDHMLHGSCRNAHHHSGDALVAADTQVSQDLSPQARPSLLMLSGDQVYVDDIAGPTLFAIGETIKLLGLPQEKFTHAQLPDSHSISYHPAAMYQRHRNLLPKTNYPAKTALGHWYKNHPIFTSSLAENHLVSLGEIIAFYLLTWSPELWDRIEIPKEVVGLSVANTARWQREWLHLLEFKTGLKQVRRLMAHLPTYMIFDDHDVTDDWNLTAKWEEAAYGHTFSKRIIGNALIGYALFQGLGNGPDKFKHEITPSLDAFFNQPNELYQDELIDKLLRFEHWHYSLNTSPKIVVLDTRTHRWRSESNLAKPSGLMDWEALMEFQHELMGQDKVIIISAAPMFGVKLIETIQRTATLLGGSLLVDAENWMAHPGTANTLLSIFQHRKTPEQFVILSGDVHYSFAYDIRIRFRKGGPKIYQITSSGIKNQFPEKLLPIFDKLNGWLYGHFSPLNFFTKRKRMSIRGRRPNGARSQRLFNESGIGVVSFAPNGAPTKIAVLHADMSETLFQVPSRDKHGAQNADSLSDD